CCAATCTACACTGGCCGGAAACAGCTAAAAATGGGCTAGACGGGACTTGCACCTAGGCGACAGGCTAACCCACCCACGGTGCCCTGAACCTACGTTAACAAACAAGACAAGTAACTTACGCGCATAATGAGGGCCTCTTTCACTGCATCCATAATAAAACTTTGAAGATTGAGATTTCCATATGTCAATTGGTCCATGACCAAACCTACCCTAACATCATCAAAATTAAGCCATGCCTCGCCTTCAATTGTACCTGATTGGTTATTGTGTGTGAGTGAAAATCGATTGAGTACCAAATCGGAAGGAGAATAATCGTCGAAGGAGCGGTGATGTTTGATGTCGATAGGATGGAAGGGCGACGACgagaggtggtggtggcggtgggagGCAGACGGCGAGGATCGATTTagggtttgtttttttgtttAGGGATCGATGGTTTCCTCTGCTTTTCTTTATGTCAATGATATGTGCGAGAGAGATTTTCGTGGGATCATGAAAACTAAATATGGAGATAAacgagatttatgcaatcaaatTAAAAAgtaaattacacatatacccttattcacttaattaaatagtaacaaataaccaaataattaccgTCTTGCCATTCACTaaaaatctcaagatcataaaaatcaagggcccagataagttcacgcagttcacgctggagaaaatgttcacgtttgaacctaatcccatgcgtgaactgcgtgaactgatctggaccattgatttactttttagttgttaagggtatgattgtaattatataaaaaattatatttaaatcattattttaataattgaatgaagttacatctttcctattttaaaatcgttatccacattatcttttatttcatttttattttttagatttcgccaccagaattcggattatgatttttaagattcacgtaaccttcatatttcaacggtatacacatgtgtactttgatatgaattgaacagtacacatgtgtactcagcatggtacatatgtgtaattagctacataatacatacatataaacaaataaaacttgtaaacctattttatattaagcaaataacaatttccataatgtttgccaaactaaaaaaaacatacaattacaagttccagtttcgtgaaaacaataaacgcaacataatcggaaaaataaaaaagacatagtcttttacaactattcgccgcgttgtatgctgaatcatccttatcgacctcatacgtgaatcatccttattgaccttccatctccactttccTCATTTACGACGTCTCttataataacacaaaaaactcagcaattagtactttgcataattcacaagtgtacatcaacaaccttacacattcaatacacaaaaaattctgagatatcatAAAACAGAcgcaatacacatgtgtacattgcgttaaaatcagaatacacatgtgtacatcgcattaaaaacaaaGCAatatcagaatacacatgtgtacatcgcagtAAAACCAGAGCAAAAtcaaaatacacatgtgtacatcgcattaaaaccAGAGCAAATCAGAAtatacatgtgtacatcgcattaaaaaaagagcaaaatcaaaaaattgaacaaaaaaactcggcaactaatactttgcataattcaaaCACCCCCCATAATTACCTGTAGCTTGCAGCTTCCAACTAGATGAAAGAACATAATATCACCCGATAGTAACTTTTGAGCAAATGAAAATCCCTTCCAACCGCCACTTAAGCATCAGTTATTTGTGTGCAAAGAAAAATAATGATTCAGTAAAATACAAATGACTAGAAACTACAAAAGAGAACAGACGAATGCTTACTCCAGTTCTTTGTTGAATCAGCCCTCCACTAGCAGCAATAAGCAGATAGCCATCTGATAGTGACTCATGAACAGGAGCTGTGTAAGAATTCATTTAGTGTGTAGACCTCTAAGCAATAGATATGAAATTCAAATTCAATATTAAGAATCTTGAAAAATCTCAAGCCCAATACTGACCCAAGACAACATATATGTGAGTTGATAAATAGGTTCTTAAAACAGATTAATTCAACGATGAAGCAGACAGAGTATATATCGACATTGTTCACCAGcttataaccatcatgattaatGAAGCAAAGTTCAATATGGGAACTAGCAAAGTCTAATAAATATCTAAAAATTTAGCATTAAAAcagaaaaataataaattatgTCATAAAACATTCCTGCAGTCTGTCTCAGTTGTTAAAACTATGGAGTTAAAGACGCACAAGGCAGGCGCCCAGGCTCAACTCGGTTCAGCAAAACTGCCTTGAGTGCAGCAAGGCGCAcccgaaaaaaaaaacttatctgAACCCGCCAAAAACCTGTCTGAACCGACCAACCAGCCAAAAAATCAAGTCTAAACCAATCTACACTGGCCGGAAACAGCTAAAAATGGGCTAGACGGGACTTGCACCTAGGCGACAGGCTAACCCACCCACGGTGCCCTGAACCTACGTTAACAAACAAGACAAGTAACTTACGCGCATAATGAGGGCCTCTTTCACTGCATCCATAATAAAACTTTGAAGATTGAGATTTCCATATGTCAATTGGTCCATGACCAAACCTACCCTAACATCATCAAAATTAAGCCATGCCTCGCCTTCAATTGTACCTGATTGGTTATTGTGTGTGAGTGAAAATCGATTGAGTACCAAATCGGAAGGAGAATAATCGTCGAAGGAGCGGTGATGTTTGATGTCGATAGGATGGAAGGGCGACGACGAGagatggtggtggcggtgggaGGCAGACGGCGAGGATCGACTTagggtttgtttttttgtttAGGGATCGATGGTTTCCTCTGCTTTTCTTTATGTCAATGATATGTGCGAGAGAGATTTTCGTGGGATCATGAAAACTAAATATGGAGATAAacgagatttatgcaatcaaatTAAAAAgtaaattacacatatacccttattcacttaattaaatagtaacaaataaccaaataattaccatcttGCCATTCACTaaaaatctcaagatcataaaaatcaagggcccagataagttcacgcagttcacgctggagaaaatgttcacgtttgaacctaatcccatgcgtgaactgcgtgaactgatctggaccattgatttcctttttagttgttaagggtatgattgtaattatataaaaaattatatttaaatcattattttaataattgaatgaagttacatctttcctattttaaaatcgttatccacattatcttttatttcatttttattttttagatttcgccaccagaattcggattatgatttttaagattcacgtaaccttcatatttcaacggtatacacaggTGTACTTTGATATGAattgaacagtacacatgtgtactcagcatggtacatatgtgtaattagctacataatacatacatataaacaaaTAAAACTTGTAAACCTGTTTTATATTAAGCAAATAACAATTTCCATAATGTTTGccaaactaaaaaaaacatacaattacaagttccagtttcgtgaaaacaataaacgcaacataattggaaaataaaaaagacatagtcttttacaactattcgccgcgttgtatgctgaatcatccttatcgacctcatacgtgaatcatccttatcgaccttccatctccattttcctcgtttacgacgtctcctataataacacaaaaaactcagcaattagtactttgcataattcacaagtgtacatcaacaaccttacacattcaatacacaaaaaattctgagatatcatAAAACAGAcgcaatacacatgtgtacattacgttaaaatcagaatacacatctgtacatcgcattaaaaacaaaGCTatatcagaatacacatgtgtacatcgctgTAAAACCAGAGCAAAATCAAAATACACacgtgtacatcgcattaaaaccAGAgcaaatcagaatacacatgtgtacatcgcattaaaaaagagcaaaatcaaaaaattgaacaaaaaaactcggcaactaatactttgcataattcaaaCACCCCCCATAATTACCTGTAGCTTGCAGCTTCCAACTAGATGAAAGAACAGAATATCACCCGATAGTAACTTTTGAGCAAATGAAAATCCCTTCCAACCGCCACTTAAGCATCAGTTATTTGTGTGCAAAGAAAAATAATGATTCAGTAAAATACAAATGACTAGAAACTACAAAAGAGAACAGACGAATGCTTACTCCAGTTCTTTGTTGAATCAGCCCTCCACTAGCAGCAATAAGCAGATAGCCATCTGATAGTGACTCATGAACAGGAGCTGTGTAAGAATTCATTTAGTGTGTAGACCTCTAAGCAATAGATATGAAATTCAAATTCAATATTAAGAATCTTGAAAAATCTCAAGCCCAATACTGACCCAAGACAACATATACGTGAGTTGATAAATAGGTTCTTAAAACAGATTAATTCAACGATGAAGCAGACAGAGTATATATCGACATTGTTCACCAGcttataaccatcatgattaatGAAGCAAAGTTCAATATGGGAACTAGCAAAGTCTAATAAATATCTAAAAATTTAGCATTAAAAcagaaaaataataaattatgTCATAAAACATTCCTGCAGTCTGTCTCAGTTGTTAAAACTATGGAGTTAAAGACGCACAAGGCAGGCGCCCAGGCTCAACTCGGTTCAGCAAAACTGCCTTGAGTGCAGCAAGGCGCAcccgaaaaaaaaaacttatctgAACCCGCCAAAAACCTGTCTGAACCGACCAACCAGCCAAAAAATCCAGTCTAAACCAATCTACACTGGCCGGAAACAGCTAAAAATGGGCTAGACGGGACTTGCACCTAGGCGACAGGCTAACCCACCCACGGTGCCCTGAACCTACGTTAACAAACAAGACAAGTAACTTACGCGCATAATGAGGGCCTCTTTCACTGCATCCATAATAAAACTTTGAAGATTGAGATTTCCATATGTCAATTGGTCCATGACCAAACCTACCCTAACATCATCAAAATTAAGCCATGCCTCGCCTTCAATTGTACCTGATTGGTTATTGTGTGTGAGTGAAAATCGATTGAGTACCAAATCGGAAGGAGAATAATCGTCGAAGGAGCGGTGATGTTTGATGTCGATAGGATGGAAGGGCGACGACgagaggtggtggtggcggtgggagGTAGACGGCGAGGATCGATTTagggtttgtttttttgtttAGGGATCGATGGTTTCCTCTGCTTTTCTTTATGTCAATGATATGTGCGAGAGAGATTTTCGTGGGATCATGAAAACTAAATATGGAGATAAacgagatttatgcaatcaaatTAAAAAgtaaattacacatatacccttattcacttaattaaatagtaacaaataaccaaataattaccatcttGCCATTCACTaaaaatctcaagatcataaaaatcaagggcccagataagttcacgcagttcacgctggagaaaatgttcacgtttgaacctaatcccatgcgtgaactgcgtgaactgatctggaccattgatttcctttttagttgttaagggtatgattgtaattatataaaaaattatatttaaatcattattttaataattgaatgaagttacatctttcctattttaaaatcgttatccacattatcttttatttcatttttattttttagatttcgccaccagaattcggattatgatttttaagattcacgtaaccttcatatttcaacggtatacacaggTGTACTTTGATATGAattgaacagtacacatgtgtactcagcatggtacatatgtgtaattagctacataatacatacatataaacaaaTAAAACTTGTAAACCTGTTTTATATTAAGCAAATAACAATTTCCATAATGTTTGCCAaactaaaaaaaaacatacaattacaagttccagtttcgtgaaaacaataaacgcaacataattggaaaataaaaaagacatagtcttttacaactattcgccgcgttgtatgctgaatcatccttatcgacctcatacgtgaatcatccttatcgaccttccatctccattttcctcgtttacgacgtctcctataataacacaaaaaactcagcaattagtactttgcataattcacaagtgtacatcaacaaccttacacattcaatacacaaaaaattctgagatatcatAAAACAGAcgcaatacacatgtgtacattacgttaaaatcagaatacacatctgtacatcgcattaaaaacaaaGCTatatcagaatacacatgtgtacatcgctgTAAAACCAGAGCAAAATCAAAATACACacgtgtacatcgcattaaaaccAGAgcaaatcagaatacacatgtgtacatcgcattaaaaaagagcaaaatcaaaaaattgaacaaaaaaactcggcaactaatactttgcataattcaaaCACCCCCCATAATTACCTGTAGCTTGCAGCTTCCAACTAGATGAAAGAACAGAATATCACCCGATAGTAACTTTTGAGCAAATGAAAATCCCTTCCAACCGCCACTTAAGCATCAGTTATTTGTGTGCAAAGAAAAATAATGATTCAGTAAAATACAAATGACTAGAAACTACAAAAGAGAACAGACGAATGCTTACTCCAGTTCTTTGTTGAATCAGCCCTCCACTAGCAGCAATAAGCAGATAGCCATCTGATAGTGACTCATGAACAGGAGCTGTGTAAGAATTCATTTAGTGTGTAGACCTCTAAGCAATAGATATGAAATTCAAATTCAATATTAAGAATCTTGAAAAATCTCAAGCCCAATACTGACCCAAGACAACATATACGTGAGTTGATAAATAGGTTCTTAAAACAGATTAATTCAACGATGAAGCAGACAGAGTATATATCGACATTCTTCACCAGcttataaccatcatgattaatGAAGCAAAAATCAATATGGGAACTAGCAAAGTCTAATAAATATCTAAAAATTTAGCATTAAAAcagaaaaataataaattatgTCATAAAACATTCCTGCAGTCTGTCTCAGTTGTTAAAACTATGGAGTTAAAGACGCACAAGGCAGGCGCCCAGGCTCAACTCGGTTCAGCAAAACTGCCTTGAGTGCAGCAAGGCGCAcccgaaaaaaaaaacttatctgAACCCGCCAAAAACCTGTCTGAACCGACCAACCAGCCAAAAAATCCAGTCTAAACCAATCTACACTGGCCGGAAACAGCTAAAAATGGGCTAGACGGGACTTGCACCTAGGCGACAGGCTAACCCACCCACGGTGCCCTGAACCTACGTTAACAAACAAGACAAGTAACTTACGCGCATAATGAGGGCCTCTTTCACTGCATCCATAATAAAACTTTGAAGATTGAGATTTCCATATGTCAATTGGTCCATGACCAAACCTACCCTAACATCATCAAAATTAAGCCATGCCTCGCCTTCAATTGTACCTGATTGGTTATTGTGTGTGAGTGAAAATCGATTGAGTACCAAATCGGAAGGAGAATAATCGTCGAAGGAGCGGTGATGTTTGATGTCGATAGGATGGAAGGGCGACGACgagaggtggtggtggcggtgggagGTAGACGGCGAGGATCGATTTagggtttgtttttttgtttAGGGATCGATGGTTTCCTCTGCTTTTCTTTTTGTCAGTGATATGTGAGAGAGAGATTTTCGTGGGATCATGAAAACTAAATATGGAGATAAacgagatttatgcaatcaaatTAAAAAgtaaattacacatatacccttattcacttaattaaatagtaacaaataaccaaataattaccatcttGTCATTCACTaaaaatctcaagatcataaaaatcaagggcccagataaGTTCACGCAGTTTACGCTGGAGAaaatgttcacgtttgaacctaatcctatatatatatatatatatatataatactatcGCATACGTAACCTTTTGTTTAAAAATCGCTCGTTAAAACGTTATATTTATAGTAATtataataaacataaattaaaaataaaattataacttCACAAAAATGGTCAAGACTATCTCTACATGTGTGTGACGACATTCGTAAGTACTCGTTTCAAGCTTCACTTGTCATGACAAATTCTAGTTGGCGAATGGAGGTCATACGTTTTTGCAACGGAGAGAATCCGACTTTACCCCGTAAACCCGCTTTTGTTTGAAGCATATTCGCACTCTAAATCAacactaatttaaaaaaaaaaaagacgatGGCTCATACGAAAGCGGCATCGAAATTCCTCATCATTATACAACGGATTGTCAGCAAAATAATCACTCACCAAATGGCTGTGAGCACCAATTCGGTCTTGTTCAATATGCGGTTGTCTAGTGCGCGGTGGTTGTGATTCAACTTCGTCTTTTAAAAATCTAATGACCTCATGATCCACGGCTATAAGCAAATCATCAAGCGTAACCGAGTTGGTTGTAGAGTTGGATGACGTCTCGGAACTTGAAGACATTTTCTAACAACAAATATAGGTTTAGAGGTTTTGTGATAGTGTGTTTGAGAGAGTTTGAAACTTGATTTTTTAAGGAAGTAGCCGTTGTCAACCGCTACATTAGAATGGGACCCACCAATTTCGTTCGTTATTCTACGTGATTGCAATCACATTTGACTAACACCCCCGCATGGCGCCTGGGGTAAGGAGGGGGGGCGCTATTGATGATATATTTGATGAGGTGGATGGGTAATGACGTCCCATACCACAAACTTAGTATAGAACATATATACCCACATGTTTCTTTGCTTACGACCACAGGGGTGCTGATCAAAGGATCAAAGGGAAGAACCTCTTTCTATTTGCCAAAACTAGGGACATGATTTTTAACCATCAAAAAGTGTATACATATAAAATATGATTTGTCTGTTTCGATAATAATAAAAATCACAACGTATTACAGACTGTCAAGCCGAGACTGTAACTTTTTTCGTTTTggtattttgatattttttatttaaaggtGTGCTTTTTCAACATTCCATTGGTAAATATTGAGTTTTAAGACATCTTTAAAAACATACTTTTAACCGTCTACAAATGAGTAAAATCTAAACAATTTGGAAAACTTAGAAAACCACTTAGGGATGAAGATGGTACCCGTTCGATATTGAATTGGTATCGGTACTAATAAACAGAAGAAATGGGAatcggtaccagtaccgaataCACCGGTATGGTAAGGTACCCGTATTTACCggtgttttacccgtaaataccgGTACTATACCGATACCGAAAAACGGAAAAAGTGGGTACCAGTACTGAATATACCCGATACGTTCGGTACTGATTCGGTACCGAtacccggtaccaaatgctcataGACGCGTACTCCAAAAAAGTTCATTCATAAATGATTTTACCCGTTATGAAGTCACCCTGAGGAATGTTAAAAGATGAGAATATTCTTTCAATAATTCAAATTCCGTTGTAAAATGTAATTTTTTCTTACATTCTATATTAAAAAACTTGAATGTTTAAAAACTAAGCCCTTCGTGTAGTTAGGGTGTgcaaaaaacgttaaaccaaaaaattcgaaaattgaaCCTTATATGTACCCGGAAAACACTAAATCTAATTGTGAATTTGGATTTCGGTTCGGTACCTAACCTTATCCAAATTGTGAATTTGGTTTTCAGTTCAAATATTGATTCAACAAACCTTTCTTATTCAGATTACCGAACCGAATTCAGTCAAATAAACCAAATTATAACCGGTTTAATCAAATAACCAAACTAAATTAATCGGCTGAATTCAGTTCGGTTAGACACATTTTGAATTCATATCGGTTCAGTTTTCAGTTAGGAAAAATTAAAACCAAATAGGTGTCAGTCATGTTGGGTTGGTAGGTTGACGGGTTAAAATGTGCAATCCAAATCAGATCCATATTTATTATTATTCGTGTCGAACATATCAACCTAACCAGCACATACATAAATTCAGATTAACCCAAaacgacccgtttaacccatttttCTAAATGAGTTATACATGTTGACGAGTTATAAGTGGGTTATCGGTAATATATTTAATGGTAAGTATAAATGTGACAAGTAGATAATATAGTGTGACAAATAAAATTATTATGAGTAACcatgtaaaataaaaaaattaaaaaaaaaactcaaaaacgAAAACTGGTTAGTGGGTTAACCTGAATTGTTTTTAAAATGGCTAACTCAAAGTTCGAACTTGACCTGTTTTTAAAACAAcaaacccgaacacaacccgATTTCAATCAAGTTAtattaggggttgtttgtttacctcttaatgggacttttaatggttcagacatcatcttactggtttagcacttaatggttcagacatttacagacatttacctctgaatggttaagatttatacagagtttgaatggttaagacatctaatctgaattggtcagccATCTGCCACTGAACTATTAAACATTGTATAtgctcttaatagttcagacatCTTACTAATTCAACACTTAATAGTCCAGACCTCTTAttgattcagcacttaaccattcagatgttgccaaacagtcCCTTAGTAAACTCAAAAAACCTAAACTTTTTATGTTGTTCTTCAAATCGTGTCAAAAATTACCTCCCTAATTTTTCTCGAACGACAACTTTCATTAAACACACCCACTACTAATacccttagagcattcacatccaatccactaaaaatatacatacattccactaaaaaacaactcctatatcaatatatttccactaaaaacaaatactttttctctctccttttcaatatatattacattttctctctcctctactcacaaccactttcaaaatatattaaaaaattatacagggtgaacagtgtccccccaaatatacagatgaacagtaacattttctctctcttccactcacaaccacttaaaccactttttataatttaaaaactcATCTCTCAAGATTTGgtggatagaatgtgaatgctcttaattATACTAGTTAGGTAAGGAGTAGTGGTACcttcaaataattcatttctagATATGAAAATCAAATCAGCTCAAAGCACGTGTacattaaatttataaaaatgtcaATTCACCATTAAAAAGTCATGGTACCTTCGTGGAAATCAGCCCCACACGCGAACCAGAAGCTGTATCCAATCTGTCCATCCATGGCGTTTTCTTCACCTTCCAAGAACCACATACATACCACCTTCCATCTTATATACATACCCACATCACCACCTCTCAAtcacaaaccaaaccaaatcaaACACACCTCCAATAATCAACTATAACAAATGGCCACAACAAACCAACAACCACAATTCCAAGATTATCTACCAATAATGGCGGCTAAGTTAGGCGGAGACGGGTTAATCGAAGAGCTATGCAACGGGTTTCGGTTACTGATGGACGCTGAAAAAGGGGTGATCACTTTCGATAGTTTGAAGAAGAATTCGACGTTGTTGGGGCTTGGAGAGTTGAGTGATGATGATATTGTTAGTATGTTGAGAGAAGGTGATATTGATGGAGATGGTGGGCTTAATCAGATGGAGTTTTGTGTTCTTATGTTTAGATTGAGTCCGGATTTGATGGATCAATCTGAGTTTTTGCTTGAAGAAGCTTTGGAACAGGAGGAGGAGTTTAGTGGTTTTTAACTTTTGGTTGTTGACTTTTTGTTGTTTGTTGATAATATATATTTAGATTCATTTTAGTAGCAGTTTTTGCCCAATTTTATTGTCTTTTTTCTTGCCCAATTTTGAGAAATTGATGGATAGATTATCCAACTTCTAGTCTTCATCTTATTGATTCATCATGCTTCTTGTTGAAAAAAGAGTCAATATTATTCGAATATCCACTCCAATTTTGACCTCCAAAAGTCAATATTATTCAAATATCAACACCATCTTGTTGAGTTTTTGCATCAGATATGTACTTTCAACTTCATGTAACCAAAAGTGTTTGTTCAATAAAGATGTAAGCTCTTAAAAGATGTGAATGCTTAATTGCTTA
This genomic stretch from Helianthus annuus cultivar XRQ/B chromosome 8, HanXRQr2.0-SUNRISE, whole genome shotgun sequence harbors:
- the LOC110873651 gene encoding calcium-binding protein PBP1-like, whose product is MATTNQQPQFQDYLPIMAAKLGGDGLIEELCNGFRLLMDAEKGVITFDSLKKNSTLLGLGELSDDDIVSMLREGDIDGDGGLNQMEFCVLMFRLSPDLMDQSEFLLEEALEQEEEFSGF